The segment GCCCCTACCGCCGGCACCAGGGCCAGGGCGGGCGACACCCGGGGAACCGTCCCCGGCCCGTCGCCGCCCGCCGCCAGCGAGAGCACGGCCAGGGCGCCTCCGGCCACGAAGCACGCCAGGCCGTAGAACCAGGCGGCCAGGGCCAGCAGGCGCCGGGGCGTAACGGGCCAGAAGGCCAGCAGCAGCATCAGGACCGAGGCCAGCAGCACCGCGGGCAGGCTGCGCCAGGGACCGGGGGGCAGCAGGGTCACGGCACAGGCGAAGGCCGTCCCCCAGGCCGTGGCCAGCGCGAGGCGCCCGCGGCTGGTGCGGGCCTGGGTGGCCTGGGCCGTGGCGGCCAGGAGGGCGTAGTCGACCACCGCGTTGACCAGGACGAACAGGTCCAGGTAGACGTACGGCACCCGCCTCGCCCCCGCTGCGCATCGCCACAATGGCATGCCTATGCCGGTCCCCCGGGCGGTAGAACGGGCCCCGGGCGGGGCGGCAAGCCGCCCTGGAGGCGAAGACCGCCGGCAGCCCCGCTGCCGGCGGTCTGATTATACGCCCCGTGGACTGGGAAACATGTCGAGATGTGGCCGCGTCCCGGTTCAGCGGGCCGGCCGCGGCCGGCGGCGCAGGAAGTGGGGGATGTCCAGGTCGTCCCCGGTGAAGGGCTTGATGGGCAGGTCGTCCAGTTCGGGCCCGGGCGTTGCGGGTTTGGGGTCGAACCCCGTCGCGATGACCGTCACCCGGATCTCGTCCTCCAGGTTCTCGTCGATCACCGCGCCGAAGATGATGTTGGCGTCGGGATCGGCCGCCTGGGCGATGATCTCCGCGGCCTCGTTGACCTCGTACAGGCCCAGGTCGGTGCCGCCGGTGATGCTCAGCAGCACGCCCTTGGCGCCCTCGATGGACGCCTCCAGGAGGGGGCTGGAGATGGCCGCCCGGGCCGCGTCCACGGCCCGGGTCTCGCCCCGCCCCACGCCGATCCCCATCAGGGCGGAGCCCGTGTTCATCATGATGGTGCGGACGTCGGCGAAGTCCAGGTTGATGAGCCCCGGCACCGCGATCAGGTCCGAGATGCCCTGCACGCCCTGGCGGAGCACGTCGTCGGCCACCCGGAAGGCCTGGAGGATGGAGGTCTTCTTGTCGACCACCTGCAGGAGGCGGTCGTTGGGGATGGTGATCAGGGTGTCCACCTTGGCCTTGAGGTTGTTGATCCCCATCTCCGCCTGGGCCGCCCGCTTGCGCCCCTCGAAGGAGAAGGGCCGCGTGACCACGCCCACCGTCAAGGCGCCGACCTCCGTGGCGATCTCCGCGATGACGGGAGAAGCGCCGGTGCCCGTGCCGCCGCCCATGCCGGCCGTGATGAAGACCATGTCGGCGCCCTTGAGGCGCTCCTTGATCTCCTCGCGGCTCTCTTCCGCCGCCTTCTGGCCGATCTCCGGATCGGCACCGGCACCCAGGCCGCGGGTGACCTGGCGGCCGATCTGGATCTTCTCCGAGGCCAGGGATGCGGAAAGGGCCTGGGCGTCGGTGTTCACCGCCAGGAACTCCACGCCCCGCAGGCCCGCTTCGATCATGCGGTTGACCGCGTTGTTGCCCCCACCCCCGACCCCCACCACCTTGATCACGGCAAAGGGCTGGTTTTCCATATCAAACTCAAGCACGTTCCAAACCTCCCCGGTGCCGGTGGGCCGGCACCCTCCCGGATCGCCCGGTCCCCCTGGGGTTTGCGATCCCGGGACAAGGGTTCTTCGATCCCTATATCGTTGCGATGCCTCGTTCGGTTGAACCGCGGGACAAACTTCTAGCTTGAGTTCCACAGAGCCGCCCGGTTCCCTGCCGGCCGCCCGCCGGGTCAGTCACCGGGGTCCGCCCGGCGTGGCCCCAGAACGGGCCGGTCGGGATCGGTCACGTCGATGTAAGCCGGAGCCTCCGGCCCGGCCTCCCCCTGCAGGGCCACCAGGGCCGCCGCCAGCGCCCGGACCCTGGGAACCACCTCGCCATCCAGCATGCCCCAGCGCACGGGGATCCCGCTGGACAACTGGATCACCAGGACGGGCCCCTGCCCCACCACCAGCCGCCGGGGCGGGTCCGGCAGGCCGGCCTGGGCCAGCACCGCGGCCACGCCGGCGGCCTGGGTCAGGGGTGCGGGGACGAACCGGCCCGGCTCCCAGACCAGAGGGGTTTCCAGGTGCAGGGGCGCCACCCCGGCGCCGCCCGCCCCGCCTTCTTCCGCCCACGTCAGGAGGGGAAGGGGTGCACCGGGCTGGGAGCCGGCCTCTCCCTCGCCCGTGCCCCCCTTCCCGTCCCCGGCCGCCGGGGTGGCGCCCGCCTCCACCGCCGCCGGCGGAGCGGGCGTGCCCCGGCCGGCGCCGAGGATGCGGCCCTGGGCGTCCAGCTCGGCCCAGTGCCGGCCCGCCGGGTCGACCAGCACGGCCACGGCGGGCCGTTCCTGGATCTCGATGACAAGCCCCCGGGGCCACTCCCGCCGTACCTCCGCGCCCGCCACCCGCGGGTGGGCTTCGAGGCGCCGGGCCACGGCGCCGGGATCGACCCGCCAGATCAGGGTGCCGGGGGGAATGCCGGCCCAGTCGCGGATGGTGACCGGATCCAGCCGCTGGTAGCCGCGGATCCGCAGGTGGTCCAGGGCGAAGTAGGGCGAGCGCATGAAGAGGTAGAGCCCCAGCAGTGCTGCCGCCAGCACGGCCAGCAGCGCCACGCGCCGCACCCGCAGCCGCCTTTGCCGCATCTCCCGTGCCCAGAGGCTTGTCCCTTCGCCCAGCACCTGCGGTCTCCCCCGTTCTCCCCCGCCCGGCCCCGGGGCCTCAGGCCGGTTCCGTGGCCCCGGAAGCGGCATCCCGTTCGGGTGCCTCGGGTGGCCAGCGGCGGGCCAGCGATCCCAGCAGGCGCACCTCCGGCTCCAGCGTGATGCCGAACCGGTCGCGCACGCAGCGCCAGGCGGTGGTCATCAGCGCCAGCACGTCCTCGGCCCGGGCACCGCCCAGGTTGATGATGAAGTTGGCATGCTGCTCGCTGATCTGGGCCTGGCCGTGCCGCAGCCCCTTGAGCCCGCAGGCCTCGATCAGGCGCCCCGAGGCGTCCCCCGGCGGGTTCTTGAACACGCTGCCGCAGTTGGGGTAGCGCAGGGGCTGGGTCCGCTGGCGGTAGGCGGTGTGGCGGCGGATCTCCTCCAGGATCACCCGGGGGTCGCCCGGCTCCAGGACGAGCCGGGCGGCCACCACCGGCACGGCCTCCTTCTGCATGCGGCTGGACCGGTAGGCGAAACCGCATTCCTCCCGGGACCACCGGGCCACCCGGCCGGCGGGTTCGACCACCCGGACCCAGTCCACCACCTGGCCGATGCTGCCGTGGCGGGTGCCCGCGTTCATCACCAGGGCACCGCCCACGGTGCCGGGGATCCCTGCGCAGGGCTCCAGTCCCCGGAAGCCCCGCCGGGCCGCCTCGTGCACCAGGCGGGCCAGCACCGTGCCGGCCCCCACCACCACCCCGCGGCGGCCCTGCGGATCGGGCGGCTCCCAGCGGATGCCGTCCAGCCCGATCCGCACCACAACCCCCGGCAACCCCTCATCGGGCACCAGCACGTTGCTCCCCCCGCCCAGCAGGGTGACGGGCAGCCCGCGCTCCCGGGCCCAGGTCAAGGTCCGCGCCAGGTCGTCCTCGGCTGCCGGTTCCACCAGGAGCTCCGCCGGCCCGCCGATGCGAAAGGTGGTGTAGCGGGCCAGGGGCTCGGCAACCCGCACCGCGCCCTGGACCAAGCCCTGCAGCTCCCTTGCCATGGCCTCCCGATCCACCGCCATCGACCCCTGTCGCCGGCGGCGTGCCGGCGCCTTCCCGTCATGCCAACGTGCGGTCCCTTGCCCCCCGGCCGGCCCGCAGGCGCCTGGGAAAGGCGTCCCCGGCGCCGCAGGTCCCCGCGGCCGAGCCCCTCTGCCGGCGTACGACCGGCCCTTGGGGGCGATCCTCTGGGGCGCTTTCTCGCCCGACCAGGTTGCCGGGGTGCCACCCTCCGCCCCCGGTCTTCCCGCCCCTCCACGTTTCCGCCGCTTCACACCCTATGTACGTTTTGGCCGTACGGCGGGTGCCCCCTGCCGGGCGGGCACGGCCGGCGCCCACGGCCCCGGCACCCGCCGCCCGGGCCCTAGCTCCCCCCGGCGGCGACCGGCACGCCCGCCGCCGCCAGCACCCGGTCGGCGATGGCCGCCGTGGCATCAGGCCGCCCCAGCTGGCGGCTGGCCCGCGCCATGGCGGCCAGGCGCTCGGGTGCTCCGAGGAGTCCGGTCACCACGTCCACCAGCCGGGCTCCCGTCAGCTCGGCGTCGGCGATCACCACCGCCGCCCCTGCCTGCTCCAGCACCCGGGCGTTGGCGTCCTGCTCGTGGTGGGCCACGTGGGGCGAGGGGATCAGCACCGCGGGCAGGCCGCGCGCCGTGATCTCCGCCAGGGTGGTGGCCCCCGCCCGTCCGATGTACAGGTCCGCCGCCGCGTAGGCCGTGGGCATGTCGTCGATGTAGGGGAAGAGCCGCACCCGCGGCCCCGGATCGCGCCCGGCCTCCGCCAGCCGCCGGGCCAGGCCGGTGGCCATCTCCCCGTGGTAGCGCTCGCCGCAGGCCCACAGCAGCACGCCGCGGGCCCAACCCGCCACGGCCACGGCCAGCTCCAGGGCCGCGGCGTTGATCCGTTCGGCGCCGCGGCTTCCGCCCGTCACCAGCACCACGGGCTCCGATCCGTCCAGCCCCAGCCGGGCCCGGGCCTCGTCCCGCCGGGCGGAGAGGATCTCCGGCCGCACGGGGTTGCCCGTCACCACCACCCGGGCTCCCTCGGGGAAGAACCGGCCCGCCTCCGCAAAGGGAACGCAGACGGCCTGCGCCCACCGCGCCAGGAGCCGGTTCGTCGCCCCGGGCACGGCGTTCTGCTCCTGGATCACCAGGGGGACCCCCCTGCGCACCGCCGCCAGGGCCACGGGCGCGGCCACGTACCCGCCGGTGCCCACCAGCACGTCGGGCCGGAAGCGGGCCACGATGCGGTCGGCCTGCCAGAGGCCCCGGGTGAGGGACAGGATCCCGGCCAGCACCTCCCGCGGGCCCTTGCGCATGAGCCCGCGGGCACTGACGGTGACGAAGGGCAGGCCTGCCCGGGGCACGATGCGGCTTTCCAGGCCCTCGCGGGTGCCGACATAGAGCATCTCGCAGCCGGGCACCCGCCGCTTCAGCTCGGCGGCGATGGCCAGGGCCGGATAGATGTGGCCCCCCGTTCCTCCCCCTGTCAGAAGCACGCGCAAGCCTGCTTCCCCCAATCCCCCTGGCCCGCCCGGTGCGTCCTGGGCGCATGCACCGGCCCGTCACCAGGGCGCGGCGGTCCCGCCCCGTTCTTGCCGGTCCCGCCGGGTCCCGCCCCGTGGACGCGGGCCCAGGCACCAGGCCCCGAGCGCTACGGCGGGCAATGCCGGGAAATGTTGATCAGGATGCCGATGGCCGCCAGGGTCACCACCAGGGACGAACCTCCGTAGCTCAGCAGCGGCAGGGTGATCCCGGTGATGGGCAGCGTGGCCGTCACCACCCCCACGTTCACCACCACCTGGATGGCGATGATCGAGGTGATGCCGGCCGCCAGCAGGGCGCCGAAGGTGTCGGGCGCCGTGGCCGCGGTACGGAACCCGCGCCAGATCAGCACCGCGTAGAGGGCCAGCACCGTCAGGGTGCCCAAGAGGCCCAGTTCCTCCCCCAGGACGGCGAAGATGAAGTCGGTGTGCTGCTCGGGCAGGTACCAGATCTTCTGCCGGCTGAGGCCGAAGCCGAGCCCGAACCAGCCGCCCGAGCCCAGGGCCAGAAGGCCCTGGATCAGGTGGTAACCGGTGCCCTGGGGGTCGGCCCAGGGGTCGATGAAGGCGGTGATGCGCTTCCAGCGGTACTCCGACTGGGTCACGGCCACGATCAGCAAAGGAACGGCCGCCGCGGCCAGCCCCACAAGGTGCCCCAGGCGGGCTCCCGCCAGGAAGGCCATCAGCACCGCCATGCCCCCGATGGCCAGGGTGGTGCCCAGGTCGGGCTGGAGCATGATCAGCCCCGCCACCAGGCCGACCACCAGGAGCCACGGGCCGAGCCCGCGCCAGAAGTCCTGCACCCGCGACCCGGTGCGGGCGAAATAGTCAGCAAAGAAGATGCACAGCGCAAACTTCGCCCATTCCGAGGGCTGGAAGCTGAAAAAGCCGAAGTCGATCCACCGCTCGGCGCCGCCCCGCGCGGCGCCCACCAGCAGCACCGCCACCAGGAACAGCACGGTGCTGTACAGGGCCGGGCGGGCCAGTTGCCGCCAGTAGCCGTACTCGATGTGGGAGAAGGCCCACATCACCGGCACCCCGATCAGCGCCCAGAGCAGCTGCCTCTTCAAGAAATAGAAGGGATCGCCGGCGTCGTCGATGGCCTTGGCGAAGCTGGCGCTGAAGACCATGGCGATGCCCAGGGCCAGCAGGATCACCGTGACGGCGAAGATCGTCCGGTCCATCTCCCGTGCCCGGCCGGCGGGGGCCGTCGCCAGGCCCCAGCGGCTCCCGGGCCGGTGACCGCGGCCGGCGGCCAGGTTCATCCCGGAAAACCTCCCAGGGCCAGGAAGCCCGCCAGGGCAAAGCCCAGGCCGGCGGCCCAGAAGCGATACACCACCTGGGCCTCGGTCCAGCCGCTGAGCTCGAAGTGGTGGTGGAGCGGGCTCATGCGCAGGATGCGCCGGCCCGTCAGCCGGAAGCTGGCCACCTGCACGATCACCGAAAGGGTCTCCAGCACGAACAGCATCCCTGCCACCGGCAGCACCAGCTCGGTCCCCGTCAGCACGGCCAGCCCCCCCAGGGCGGCGCCCAGGGCCAGCGACCCCGTATCGCCCATGAACACCCGGGCCGGGTGCAGGTTGAACCAGAGGAACCCGGCCAGGGCCGCGCCCAAGGATACGATGAAGATCGCCAGGTCATACCGTCCCGAGCGGGCGGCCGCGTAGAAGAACACCGAGAGCGCGATCAGGGTGGACCCGGCGGCCAGCCCGTCCAGGCCGTCGGTCTCGTTGACGGCGTTGGCGCTGGCCACCACCGCCAGCACGGCCAGGGGGTAGTACCAGGCACCCAGATCCCACCAGCCCGCACCGAACGGCACCCACACCGCGGTCCCCCGCCCCAGCCACACCTGGGCCAGGTAGACCAGCAGGGCGGCCCCGACCACCTGCCAGAACAGCTTGGCCCGCGCCCGCAGCCCCAGGGAACGCCGCAGGGCGACCTTGAGATAGTCGTCGACCAGGCCCACGGCACCAAAGGCCAGGGTCACACCCAGCACCAGGAGGGTGGCAGGGGTGGGCGGTGCCAGCCAGCCCGTCACCAGCAGGGCCGGGACCAGGAAGATCACCCCGCCCATGGTGGGCGTGCCCTGCTTGACCCGGTGCCGGGCCGGTCCCTGCTCGCGCACCGTCTGCCCGAAGCGCAACCGTTCCAGCCAGGGGATGACCACCGGCCCCAGCACCAGGGCCATCCCCGCCGACAGCACCGCCGCCAGGCCCAGCCGGGCCAGGACCGGCACCGGCCAGAGATCCATCGTCATGAAAGGCCCGTTCCTTTCCGTTCCAGCCTTCGCCTCATCCCTCCGCCCCGGGGGCGGAACCGGCAGCACCCGCCCGGGCCAACAGGGCGCCGGCCACCTCTTCCATGGCCATGCCCCGGGACCCCTTGATGAGGATGGCGTCGC is part of the Thermaerobacter subterraneus DSM 13965 genome and harbors:
- the ftsW gene encoding putative lipid II flippase FtsW; amino-acid sequence: MNLAAGRGHRPGSRWGLATAPAGRAREMDRTIFAVTVILLALGIAMVFSASFAKAIDDAGDPFYFLKRQLLWALIGVPVMWAFSHIEYGYWRQLARPALYSTVLFLVAVLLVGAARGGAERWIDFGFFSFQPSEWAKFALCIFFADYFARTGSRVQDFWRGLGPWLLVVGLVAGLIMLQPDLGTTLAIGGMAVLMAFLAGARLGHLVGLAAAAVPLLIVAVTQSEYRWKRITAFIDPWADPQGTGYHLIQGLLALGSGGWFGLGFGLSRQKIWYLPEQHTDFIFAVLGEELGLLGTLTVLALYAVLIWRGFRTAATAPDTFGALLAAGITSIIAIQVVVNVGVVTATLPITGITLPLLSYGGSSLVVTLAAIGILINISRHCPP
- the murG gene encoding undecaprenyldiphospho-muramoylpentapeptide beta-N-acetylglucosaminyltransferase codes for the protein MLLTGGGTGGHIYPALAIAAELKRRVPGCEMLYVGTREGLESRIVPRAGLPFVTVSARGLMRKGPREVLAGILSLTRGLWQADRIVARFRPDVLVGTGGYVAAPVALAAVRRGVPLVIQEQNAVPGATNRLLARWAQAVCVPFAEAGRFFPEGARVVVTGNPVRPEILSARRDEARARLGLDGSEPVVLVTGGSRGAERINAAALELAVAVAGWARGVLLWACGERYHGEMATGLARRLAEAGRDPGPRVRLFPYIDDMPTAYAAADLYIGRAGATTLAEITARGLPAVLIPSPHVAHHEQDANARVLEQAGAAVVIADAELTGARLVDVVTGLLGAPERLAAMARASRQLGRPDATAAIADRVLAAAGVPVAAGGS
- the ftsZ gene encoding cell division protein FtsZ — encoded protein: MLEFDMENQPFAVIKVVGVGGGGNNAVNRMIEAGLRGVEFLAVNTDAQALSASLASEKIQIGRQVTRGLGAGADPEIGQKAAEESREEIKERLKGADMVFITAGMGGGTGTGASPVIAEIATEVGALTVGVVTRPFSFEGRKRAAQAEMGINNLKAKVDTLITIPNDRLLQVVDKKTSILQAFRVADDVLRQGVQGISDLIAVPGLINLDFADVRTIMMNTGSALMGIGVGRGETRAVDAARAAISSPLLEASIEGAKGVLLSITGGTDLGLYEVNEAAEIIAQAADPDANIIFGAVIDENLEDEIRVTVIATGFDPKPATPGPELDDLPIKPFTGDDLDIPHFLRRRPRPAR
- a CDS encoding cell division protein FtsQ/DivIB, whose product is MLGEGTSLWAREMRQRRLRVRRVALLAVLAAALLGLYLFMRSPYFALDHLRIRGYQRLDPVTIRDWAGIPPGTLIWRVDPGAVARRLEAHPRVAGAEVRREWPRGLVIEIQERPAVAVLVDPAGRHWAELDAQGRILGAGRGTPAPPAAVEAGATPAAGDGKGGTGEGEAGSQPGAPLPLLTWAEEGGAGGAGVAPLHLETPLVWEPGRFVPAPLTQAAGVAAVLAQAGLPDPPRRLVVGQGPVLVIQLSSGIPVRWGMLDGEVVPRVRALAAALVALQGEAGPEAPAYIDVTDPDRPVLGPRRADPGD
- the mraY gene encoding phospho-N-acetylmuramoyl-pentapeptide-transferase, producing MTMDLWPVPVLARLGLAAVLSAGMALVLGPVVIPWLERLRFGQTVREQGPARHRVKQGTPTMGGVIFLVPALLVTGWLAPPTPATLLVLGVTLAFGAVGLVDDYLKVALRRSLGLRARAKLFWQVVGAALLVYLAQVWLGRGTAVWVPFGAGWWDLGAWYYPLAVLAVVASANAVNETDGLDGLAAGSTLIALSVFFYAAARSGRYDLAIFIVSLGAALAGFLWFNLHPARVFMGDTGSLALGAALGGLAVLTGTELVLPVAGMLFVLETLSVIVQVASFRLTGRRILRMSPLHHHFELSGWTEAQVVYRFWAAGLGFALAGFLALGGFPG
- the murB gene encoding UDP-N-acetylmuramate dehydrogenase is translated as MARELQGLVQGAVRVAEPLARYTTFRIGGPAELLVEPAAEDDLARTLTWARERGLPVTLLGGGSNVLVPDEGLPGVVVRIGLDGIRWEPPDPQGRRGVVVGAGTVLARLVHEAARRGFRGLEPCAGIPGTVGGALVMNAGTRHGSIGQVVDWVRVVEPAGRVARWSREECGFAYRSSRMQKEAVPVVAARLVLEPGDPRVILEEIRRHTAYRQRTQPLRYPNCGSVFKNPPGDASGRLIEACGLKGLRHGQAQISEQHANFIINLGGARAEDVLALMTTAWRCVRDRFGITLEPEVRLLGSLARRWPPEAPERDAASGATEPA